The genomic stretch GTTTTATACTTTTGGGTATATTAAAGGGGAATGGGTatatgaaaatgaaattcagACACAAACAAAATGCTTAGAAATGATGCTTAGCCTACCCCTAGGCTAAAATCCAAGCACAAAACTACTCTGATACTTGAACAATAGCTTAAACATGTAAGAGTTATCTATTATTATTACAGATTCAGTGAAATGATATTGCTATTCCTTCCATTTCTTATATTGTCTTGTGGTGTTTATGATGTACTCCAGTTGGATTCAAAGGAAGATTTCCAAACAGACTCTTCAAATGACGAAGAAGCCTCAGAAATGAAGACTACCGACATCAGTGGAATTGTACACCAGTTGGATTCGAAGGAAGAGTTTCAAACAGACTGTTCAAATGACGAAGAAACCTCAGAAATGAAGACTAGCGACGTCAGTGGAATTGTACACCAGTTGGATTCGAAGGAAGAGTTTCAAACAGACTCTTCGAATGACAAAGAAACCTCAGAAATGATGCTTACCGACATCAATGGGATCGAGGATAACGGGCATGTACAAGAACCGGAGTCGGAAGTGTTGAAAGAGTATCAGCGTGATACGCAGCAACTGGAGACTAGAGTGGCTGAAAGTGACCTTCAATGGGGTAGACAAACAATCAAGAAAATCCTTACCAATTTCGGGTGGTTGTAAATATCACCCAGAAAAACCAGACTCGCAAAACATCAGTTCTTTGCAACTAGATGAAGAAGAGCAGGCCAGGTAAAGATATATCAAAGAGGAAACTTGTAGGGTTTACAGCTTTGAGTGAGGTTTGTAATATAGGTAATGGTTTTATACCTCATTAGAGGGAGGTGTGCAATCACGCAATAAGATGATCTTTGTACCATAAAACGACTAGTGCTTGGCACTAGATAAATTGCCTCGGAAATCCAGAGCACAAGCGTTAGTCTTAAATGTTACCTTTGCTCCGTAAAGGATGTTTGATTTTCTTATTCCAAAAGATTGAATTCTTAAACCCAAGGGTCCTTAACAACCTTACAACCCGAACCGACAGAATATGTAGAGGAGGCAAATCACATTAATTCAACGGCTCAATATATAAGGCCAAATGTCAGTACACACAAAGAATCTACTCCCTTTTGACATAATTCTTACATTGTCACTATCAAATTTCGAACATTAGTCTCTTCTCTCAAAAACTGTCTATTGAACTAAAACTAATCTGCTAACCTTCAAATAACCTTGAGTTCATTGGTCTGGATGATTGTTGCTCAGAATGCTTTGTTTCAGAGTACGATTTTATTGGTGATCAATTTAGAATGAACACTGAGACATGAGCAAAGCCTAGATGAAAGAGTCGTCGGAATATACCATCACCAATTGAGTACGTAAATAACCCAAGATTGTAATAATAGGATTTGATTATTCAATCCCCCAATAAGAGAACAGTATAAAAATTAGTGCAACAATGCCTACCCTTACATAATTGGTCTAGCTAATTCTATTTACAGCTTTGCAGGTACACGACTGCCTATAAAAACGTTGCAAATTGAACAATGTCTAGATAATAATAAAGGTACAAAAGGGGGCAAAAAAACCAGCCCAtcttaaattaaagtatttacTAAGTAAATTACTGCCTTAGCAGGGTGACAAATCGAGAAGAAAGTATACCAAATTTGAGCTCAATCATCCCTACCTAACCCCCTTGTTGAGCCACCCTATGTACTATTTTCAAAGGATTCCAAGTTTTTGGCAAGGATGATAAAGCCTTCTGGACATGGCAGCAGCAGCACCTCTTTCAGAAGTTTACAAGGGACTGCAGTCTCGGAAGAGGATTAAACCTCCAGTTGTCTACTGGTATTCTGGTAAGTTGGCAACTACAaactatttgaaaaaaaaaatgaaaaaaaaaaaagaagaagctgaCCACCATGCATTAACATCAGGTTTTTGAAGAGGATCCTTTAAGTGTCACTGCAATGGCCTGtagtaaattttcaatttgttaAAAAGGCGAGCAATAAGTTTACTCCCCCCTCGAAAAGAAGAGGTGGGTGGTTGGAACAggattaatgatcaaatgagaactacCCATTAAGTGAGAACGTGAGAaccaacatgaatgcacacaatctactccagaaatagattgtgtgcattgtaTGCCTGGAATATTAGATTGTGTGGATTCATGTAGTAGTAGTTCGCACGTTCTCACCTTAAGGGGTGGTTCTCACTTAAACACAAACCGTTGGAACAGGGTATAGATAACTTGGATGAGGGGTATATTTTAGGAAATGATCTTAGGCCTTACCTCAAAACATGAAGTATATAGCAAGATTAGCAGCAATTAGTATGAATGCCAGTCACTCCACATTCCCTCATTGGCCCTTTTTTCCCGTCAAAAAATGGTGCAATGGAATTCCAGAAACCAGCGGTCTTTCTGTGATCACTACTCATCTTGAAACATGCATCCACACGCCCGTGATCCAAGCATCACCAATGTGGACAACCAGAAATCCATTCAATCATGAGCAGCTTCATCACAAACCCCAACCTCAGAGGCATTATCTTTCGACAAAGTACCCTCCACTGGCTTTTCATCTCCAGGACTGAGTGGGTCCCATAAAAATCCATTTTCATTTCCTGGTGAAATCTTATCAAAGTCTTTATCCACTGCTCCGTTCTGAGATTCAACATATGAGACGTATTTCTCTGTAGTTTAAGGTGAAGTATTAACTAAGagactaattaataataagagcaatggaagaaagaaataaatctGTGAACCATTTCATCATTTCCAGAAAATGGGAGATAGAAAGGAATTCAAGAATGTTGATGCTATCAAGTGGTGTCAGGAGAAAGATGAAACAAGTATTCACAATGCACGAAAAGCATCATGtcataaatgtcatttttgtgTGCATGTGTTTTAACTTGTATCGTTCCTTACCACTGTAAAAAGTAACATACATACTCTGGTCCGACTGTTCAACATATGGCAGAACCGCAGAACTATATAGAAACTACTTATGACAGGAACAATGACGAAAAACAGAAAGGGAACTTACGAGCCAAGTTATGAAGAGCATTCTCAGCTGCCTGCTGCTGAGCATCCTTCCTCGTTCTACCCATACCAACACCAATTCTCTCACCAGTAAAGAATACCTAAAACAACGTTAGTTAAAGATCGTTTGTAAACATAGAAATTACCTTTGCAGCTCCAATTGGAAATAGAAAGGTAACTGTTTTGTCATCAACCAACTTCTAGAAAcaaaagtacaatatttttttaggtaCATCTGATCAACTGTACATATACAGGTTTttaggcacattttagggtaaGGAGGTTAAACTCCTAAACTTGAGGTAAGAATGACTCCCCTTAGCCACTTGCTCAAGTCGCTAAGTAAAATAACAGCATTCAAGGAAAGACAGGAGAGTGAAAGCAGATCTCTGTACTTGGATCACTTGAGTTGCACTTCAATTTGATGCCAAGTAGTAAACAGGTTTAAGGGTAATATACTTGGATCAGAGTTTCATAACACGTTTCAAGTGATTATCTTTCTTGTTATCTAAATAGTAAGTTTTTTGTCTTAAGTAGGAATGACAGTGAATATAAATGCATTCAGGCTCTACTCAGTCACCCATTGCAATACATCGCTATCCTTGTCAGGCTTATCTAAGTCAATCCAACAGAAGGCTATGAATAGTGAACAATGCAAAGATGGATTTACAAGCTTAGACTATTCTAGATTCAACATCAATTAAGTCACAATAATAGAGCAATAACAATAACAGTGCACTAACCTCGACAGAGAACTGCAGTTCATCACTGGTACTGACAACGGGCCTAAACTCGACCTACGTCACAAGATAACCCCATTATAATTATACTCAAGGAAAACTAATCTCTGAATCTTCTAAAAACAGAAATCTTTCTTTGCACAGATGTGTATGGTATTACTTTTGAGCTGCATCTCCTTCCAATTTCTTGCAGCACTCCAATGGCTAAAGAGGGCGAGTAGTTTGTTTTCCCTGCTTCTGGTTGTGGCTCTCTTTTAATGGCAGATGTCTGGTTCGCAGAAATGCCACTCTCTAATCAAAGAAGAATTGACCACCATTTAGAAGGGGAAAATACAagaaaatatgaataaaatgaagaaagaacTAAAACTATAATCATTTAAAGGTATGAATGTTTCCAAGTACTAGTGAGTTGATTGGGAAGATTCTGCTCACGCATTTCAAGCTTTGAATTTGCCTGCATATACATAGAGATCCATACTCAGAAAAGAATTGTTGCAAGAAATGATACTCCATATTAACAACTGTTCATGGAAAACAATATATCTACCTCTTCACTCTTCAATGCAGATAAATGTGATGGCAAAGTCTGACGACTTCGTTGTTTATCAGGTCTAAATGCATCACTATCTTGTATAATTCCTGGTGCTCGATTACCATAATGTCCACTGTTTGTTTCGCAATCCACAGACAAGGGGCCCTGCAGTTGAAAGGGAAGTCCTGGTATTTTCTGAGGCAGTCTAGATAAAAGAGGAGGCTCTGCTGAACCCCAAAACCTGACATCTTGGCTATGGTTCAATATGGGCAACCTTCTCCTCCCATCAGGATCTGCTTCGGAAAAGCTATTATCCCGTCCGTGTGGAGCTCCAAGCAAACTAGGTTCTGTTTaggaaattaagaaaataaacaaatgttAGGAAGCAAAAGTATTTGTTCATGTCtttcaaataaagatgaaatATGACCAGTGACATTAGTATGCATACTTTCTGAAGGTAGAACTCCTCTGACAGAAGATGTGGTGAATGTATTTGGAGGAGATCCTAGTAGAGACTGTGAGTTTTCAGATTTGAGCTCTGGATTACTAGGCACAGAAGGTGTAACATGATTGATATTATTCTTCACATCCTAGATATAACAAAgacataaccaaaaaaaaaaatcagggtTACAAGCAAACAACTGGAAAGAAGTAAGTCACATGATGACCATGTTTCTAAAAACCAGAATGAAGTAATGCCTGCTGATTCAATCTCTGTGCAACTTCAGGTCCATGCATTCCTTCAAGGATTGGGGCATTAGAATTGCCATTAGACACAAAACTAGTGTCCTGTAAGGTATTAAGAGCATCCAATTATCATATTTAACCTTCAATTACAATGAAAGTTAACAAGTTTAATGAATAAATACCTCAGATATCAAGTAATTGCTCACATCAGGAGCACAGGGCAGTTTTGCCACGTCGTCTTCATAGAATACTTCAGAGATTTGTCGTAACAATTCCTCATCAAACTCTCTGATTCATAAAGCAAAAAGATATTTATTAGGTACATGTGTGCAACACTGAGATGAATAGTATGTGACCCAAAACCAAAAGAGGATAGAGTTCTAATTTATAGGCCAAGACAAACATTAACCAAAAAGGCACATCAGAGCGACAAGGCTAGGCTTTGCTTTAAAGCAAAAGTGCAAAGTGAAACATTGCTTTTTCAAACAAAGCCCACAATTTTTTCGAAAAATAACAATTACTTAATTAGTGatacaaaatgacaaaaaacattttaatgattaataattaactacaattattattattattattaattattattattattaaaattaaaattattaaataataaaaatttattcaagAATCAAAATTTCAAGACTTCAAgttattaatttgttatataatttacACTAAGTCACTAAAGTAGCCAAATTTATTCAATATACATTAACTCACAACTCCGAACAGCTTGCCTTTATTAAAGGTATTTctaaaagattttttaaaaaaaaatcagaggAACCAGGCCGAAACAGAGCCTGAGATGAAATGTGGAACTTGAAGTGCACCCAGCTGCTTGGAGTCTGGTCAAaatttttagagagagaaaaacaaaatggaAGCTGCACTGCGACTTGTGAGATACCTGGGTACTGAGAAGAAAGCCAAGGTCAAAGTTCTCAAAGATCAAAGAGTGGCAATGGTACTGCAACGGCGATTGGCAAGGATGCAAGGTCAAAGAGTTGCCGGAGGCAAGGGAGGGCATTTGAGTCTGGCAATGTGGAAGTGGCAAGCAGCAAGCTGTAGAGTCGCCCCTTTCAACAGATTTTTGAAGGGCACAACCCTAATTTCAAGTCTtttatgttttctgttttttttgaGTGCTGACCAACCATTGACTGTGCTTCGCATGACAAAGAATTGCGAAGCTATGCCTTGTTGCACTGTCACTCTGTCAAAAAGCAGCCACTTTCCCACGAGGCTGTGCCTCATGAAGGCACTGACTTCTCGTCGCCCGCCTCACTTCTGCGCTTTAAGCACAGAAGCGAGATCTAACAAGTTTGGGCCAAGGCTTCATGTTCCACAACCACACTTGTTCTTAGCAATTGGGTTGTGAAGTTGCACTATTATAAAATGTATTGGACAATCTTACGTAAATTTTAAAGCCATTTCGAGGGTGCTTCTTTCTGGTTCCATTTGAAACTTTTGCAAAGAAAAGCAAAAGCCATGCTTCAAGAGCCTGCCTTATTAACTACAAGTCTACAAGCTTAAACGTATTGGGATGAGAACAGATTACCTGAAGAAACGAGCTCGAACATCACATGCAACATTTCTTGCCACACACAGTATTGGTACAGCATTTGCTATCTACACCAGAAAGAGATTAACAGTCTCAATGTTGCAACAACTAACGTATGAATGTGAATGTGTGATGAAGAAACAACTTCATATAAAGCTAAATATATACCTCTGCCTGAGGAGCATAATATGGGCTAAAGGGAGGGACTACATGAACACGGGGTTGATCCTTGTCTTCCCACACTTTTAAGCGATCATCAATTACCATTGCTAATTTTGGATGGCAATTGCCACCTTGGAAGACATTATGCAAGGACTTTCTGGCACCTGAGTAGTACAAAAATATCTTagttacaaatatatatacaacaacaaaaatattaataaagacagaaatttttttttacgtaAACTAAAAAGAAATCCACTAAATAGGAGAATCCAtgtggaaaaaagaaaagaattaaaaaatgctAGTAGCAAGTAATGGGTCTTAGTACGAACCTGATTTGACACATACAACACGGTCCAATAGTTGCTTTAAACTGATGAGGTGCGCACCAGGGTCAAGTAGCCTCCACATCTCCAATGCATAATCTCTCTCTGCCATGGTACAAACATACACTTCAAACCTTTTGCGGCCTTTAGCCGTCAAATAATTTCTTAAATCATCCCAAGCAGGTCGTAGTCTGACTAGCACACTAGTATCACGGTTCTGCATGAGCAAATAACCAATTTAAGAAAATTCTATATGATCACATATGTCCACATAAAGTctgaaacatttttttaataaatagcaACCCAGTATTTCAAACAATGTATCTTATTAATAAACAAGGCCCTTTGATATTCTAACTGTGCTAAACCCTGAATACTTGAGAATCTTTTCTCTAAAAgatgcatgtatatatttataaacaaacAATATAGAAACTATGATATACATTAATACATATGTGAGTGCTATactgctatatatatacataaatgtgtgtgtgtgtgtgtgtgtatggtAAGACCAATAAAGTAAaaccaacacacacacacacaggtATGAGAATGGTGTATCAGTATAGAATCAGAAGCAAAATGCATTTCCATTTCTTCTAACTTCTGGATGATTCGAGTAAGGGGAATATTTGTTTCTTCCTATATGTATGAACAATAAAGAAGTAAGAGCAAAACACACACAGAGATATCAGAATAGTATATTGGTATAAATCAGAAGCAAaatgcaattttatttcttctaaCCTCTGGATTGATTCGAGTAAGAACAATATTCTTTTCCTCCAATCTTATGACTGGGCGAAGAACACGTTCATGCCCATCAGATAACTGGAGCACCTCCTCGTGCTGAACATTATATGTTTTCCCACCATCCATTACACAATCACCTTCTGAGTACTGTTTCAAGAATGCTCTATCCTCAGCATACCTCTTCATCTCTGCTGCCATTCCTGACGCTCTTACTGGATCCATCTCTCTACCAATCCTAATCCGCAAAGCCTCAATTCTATCCTCAAAAGACTTCATTGTATTTGCAACAATCAAGGTCTCATCAAGATCAAACACAATAGACAAACACCTCATATTCAGCATTCCCAAACATGCACCATATACACCAGATGGCACCGAGAAGCACCAAAAACAGGGGAATTTCTTCTGCTTACTTGGCATTGCCACTAAGTGCACTTCGTCATCCCCTATTAACACCACCGCTGTCTACACCAAACAATGAAAAGAGAGTGCTAAAAGAATAAGTCTTTAACATACAAAAAGTCCAATTATCCCGAATGTGCAAGCACTCATTAATTTATCTGCAAGCACACTCAAGCACGCCCACATATATCTAGAGAAACATGTAAAAGACCATATAGTCATAGTcctacatatatccattattaaaagtaaaaaatcacAATTATTATTGCACACATTGAAGCAAGGAAATTCTAGACACATATAAAAAGAGAAAACTCCCAGCTATCATGTGTCTCTGACTGAAGAGGAGGTTAAAGCAATATAACAATATAAACATTAAAATCTGTCAAGCATATTATACAATAACTAATTTGCACTGGATCAACATTTGTAAACACAAGTATAAGCAaacaattattacaaaaaatccAGCATTTCTTCCAATGTATAGAACTCCTAAGCATATGAATGAGCATATGTTTCTATATTGATTCAACATTTCGACATGTGTGCCAAATTAACACTAAGGAGTACTTATAAAGGGAAATGATTAAAAAACAGTTGCTCAGTGGCACTGATTGGAGTGAATAACCTTGAGTTCGTAGAAGCACGAGGCATGGAGATTGATCAACGGAGACTGATCAGCAGCAGTGTAGGTTGAGTCGGAGTTTGGTTCGAGCTTGCAGCGAACAGGGGCGGAAATTGTTTGCAGAACAGCTAAAGGGTGGCATCTTTCACTGTTGGGAGAGATGTGGTGGATGCGTATCTCATTGTTTGGGAACTGGAAATTCTGATCCTTCACCTTTATAGTGTCCAGTTCCCCCAAACACGCATCTCCATGGTAAACCACCGATTTGAACCCTAAAAGACTCATCGGAAAGCcactcccctctctctctctcggtCGCACTGCAAAATCGGCCGAGCTCAATGCCCTAAATGTGACTAAAACTCGAATAATTTTGGGATAATACTCGCCGGAAAACTTCTCGCCTCCTTACTCCATCCGCAGACTTCCTCTTTCCCTCTCTAGAGGTCCCGCGCGCTCTtgactctctctccctctctctctctctctctagcaGGTTTGATAGAGAGGCGAGGTTAGTATTTATAGAAATTTTCGGATGGTCAGTTATAAATATGGTGTTGATTTTCTAAGAAACTACAAAAATGCCTAATGGCTTAAACGGTTCGGACGATTTATGCAGATTTAAAGAGTTAATCAATCTTGGTCCCTTAATTGTTTCTTAATTATCCATGTGTTCTCtggttttcaattttaatcaatttaggaattataatgttgctttcaaaaaaaaaaagaggaattataatgttgatttcccctttcaaaaaaaaaaaagaggaattaTGGGTTGTTTGGGTGGATGTAGTTGTAAttcaattacaacacaattttTTGGCCACCCAAATTACCGTGTTTGGTTAAAGTGAATTGCAATTACACCGAATTACAACACAATTTTTTGGCCACCTAAATTGCTATGTTAGTATGTTTGGTTAAAGTGAATTGCAATTACACCGAATTGCAATCCAtttgtgaaattgaaattcttagaTCCCCATAGGAATTGTAACTCGgagcaatgaaaaaaaaaaaggaaatgaccCTTTtaccatttattattattattattattattattattattacacaataatattttagttaGATAAAGTTTTCTAGCggtaatcatcataatcttttaaactatgatgattatgatgattacaaTAACAAACAGCACAGTCAACTTAGATAAAGTTTTCCCTAGCTAACACATGCGCAACTCTATTTGCAGATTGCTTAACAAATAAGAAGCAGAGGTTAGAAAACTCGCTAGCTAGTTTCTTAAcatcattaataattaaatcaaaagatGATAGTAGCGCATGACTCTGAATCCCTTTAATAACTTGTAGGCAATCTGATTCAATCTGTATATGATCAACATTCAGTCCCTTTAACCACTTCAATGCCCCCCTCACACCAATGGTTTCAACTTCACCCAACATACGCCCATCTTCCTGCCATTGATGTCTAAAGCTACATCCACATTCAATTTGATCCACCCAGTTGGGGTTTAGCCCATTTCTCCACTTGCTCTCCATTAGGACTAACATCTGGGTTTCCTTGGTTAACAACAATCCAACTGTGGAGAAAAGTAAACACCTCATCAATAATTCTAGTATGAGGGATGCCTTTGCGGTTCCAAACCTTCTGGTTTCTAGCTTCCCATAACTTCCAATAAACCATCACTAGCCGATTACAAGCTCCTTCATCAAGCATTCTGAAATTTAACTCAACACATTCGATAAACGAACTATAGTTTCCAAAAGATACTCCCCAACAACATCACAGCAAGCTCTAGCTATCTCACATTGAACAAAAATATGGAGGACTGATTCATCATCACTGTTGCATGTTTGAAAATTGTCTAGGACTGGAACATGTTTTATCCTCAGCTGATCAAAAGCGGGCAGTGAGTTTATAGAAACCTACCAAAAGAGAGTTTTCACTTTGGGCGATAGCTTAAACTTCCACATCTTGGTCCAAAGAAGGGCGTTAGGGCAAGGTCTTAATTTTAGAAGTTGAGCTAGAATAATTGCGCTTGTGTATTTTTGGGCTAAGAAGTTAGACTTAAAATAATTAGGGAGTTAATACCAGCCAAGGTCCCTCGAATATAGTAGTTCCGCCATCTAtcgtcctaaactttcaaatcaaCCCTCCGTCATCCTCATTTTTTTGATTTTGACTTGCCCTAGTCCTTCCGTTAGTCTTCTTCGTCTGAGCCATGAAATGTGAGGGCAAATCGGACAATTTGGTATAGAATaacgtttttttttctttttttgctttttcaatGCCCCTTTGACCTCATTGCAGCCTTGTCGCCAACAT from Ipomoea triloba cultivar NCNSP0323 chromosome 12, ASM357664v1 encodes the following:
- the LOC115999148 gene encoding RNA polymerase II C-terminal domain phosphatase-like 2 isoform X1: MSLLGFKSVVYHGDACLGELDTIKVKDQNFQFPNNEIRIHHISPNSERCHPLAVLQTISAPVRCKLEPNSDSTYTAADQSPLINLHASCFYELKTAVVLIGDDEVHLVAMPSKQKKFPCFWCFSVPSGVYGACLGMLNMRCLSIVFDLDETLIVANTMKSFEDRIEALRIRIGREMDPVRASGMAAEMKRYAEDRAFLKQYSEGDCVMDGGKTYNVQHEEVLQLSDGHERVLRPVIRLEEKNIVLTRINPENRDTSVLVRLRPAWDDLRNYLTAKGRKRFEVYVCTMAERDYALEMWRLLDPGAHLISLKQLLDRVVCVKSGARKSLHNVFQGGNCHPKLAMVIDDRLKVWEDKDQPRVHVVPPFSPYYAPQAEIANAVPILCVARNVACDVRARFFREFDEELLRQISEVFYEDDVAKLPCAPDVSNYLISEDTSFVSNGNSNAPILEGMHGPEVAQRLNQQDVKNNINHVTPSVPSNPELKSENSQSLLGSPPNTFTTSSVRGVLPSEKPSLLGAPHGRDNSFSEADPDGRRRLPILNHSQDVRFWGSAEPPLLSRLPQKIPGLPFQLQGPLSVDCETNSGHYGNRAPGIIQDSDAFRPDKQRSRQTLPSHLSALKSEEANSKLEMREQNLPNQLTKSGISANQTSAIKREPQPEAGKTNYSPSLAIGVLQEIGRRCSSKVEFRPVVSTSDELQFSVEVFFTGERIGVGMGRTRKDAQQQAAENALHNLAQKYVSYVESQNGAVDKDFDKISPGNENGFLWDPLSPGDEKPVEGTLSKDNASEVGVCDEAAHD
- the LOC115999148 gene encoding RNA polymerase II C-terminal domain phosphatase-like 2 isoform X2; the encoded protein is MSLLGFKSVVYHGDACLGELDTIKVKDQNFQFPNNEIRIHHISPNSERCHPLAVLQTISAPVRCKLEPNSDSTYTAADQSPLINLHASCFYELKTAVVLIGDDEVHLVAMPSKQKKFPCFWCFSVPSGVYGACLGMLNMRCLSIVFDLDETLIVANTMKSFEDRIEALRIRIGREMDPVRASGMAAEMKRYAEDRAFLKQYSEGDCVMDGGKTYNVQHEEVLQLSDGHERVLRPVIRLEEKNIVLTRINPENRDTSVLVRLRPAWDDLRNYLTAKGRKRFEVYVCTMAERDYALEMWRLLDPGAHLISLKQLLDRVVCVKSGARKSLHNVFQGGNCHPKLAMVIDDRLKVWEDKDQPRVHVVPPFSPYYAPQAEIANAVPILCVARNVACDVRARFFREFDEELLRQISEVFYEDDVAKLPCAPDVSNYLISEDTSFVSNGNSNAPILEGMHGPEVAQRLNQQDVKNNINHVTPSVPSNPELKSENSQSLLGSPPNTFTTSSVRGVLPSEKPSLLGAPHGRDNSFSEADPDGRRRLPILNHSQDVRFWGSAEPPLLSRLPQKIPGLPFQLQGPLSVDCETNSGHYGNRAPGIIQDSDAFRPDKQRSRQTLPSHLSALKSEEANSKLEMQSGISANQTSAIKREPQPEAGKTNYSPSLAIGVLQEIGRRCSSKVEFRPVVSTSDELQFSVEVFFTGERIGVGMGRTRKDAQQQAAENALHNLAQKYVSYVESQNGAVDKDFDKISPGNENGFLWDPLSPGDEKPVEGTLSKDNASEVGVCDEAAHD